A genomic stretch from Carassius auratus strain Wakin chromosome 37, ASM336829v1, whole genome shotgun sequence includes:
- the LOC113056052 gene encoding histone acetyltransferase p300-like isoform X4: MAENVLDSGPPSAKRPKLSSPGLSASVSDGNDFCSLFDLEHDLPDELISSSELSLANGGDLGQLHGNLGSGGGAIGGAVSSGQDAAAKHKQLSELLRHGSASAAQQQSAMGSPPGASMGLFGNMKASPGTQGMGPQGQQRLSPQQATLMQQQQMAGMVGNMNRNMLGHQKGNGQQQAGGPVPQQQNMLGAQMMNGSPRMGHHNPGMGSSSSNLLAEALQQHQTVGGQGGLRAQQPGAMNKMGMNAGSGPYGGPYGQSASQGLGVAGLAPQLQNKPGLPNSAAQFNLDKKPVQGMPGMQASQPSPVSAAGGAGVAGMVPNAQGTLGPGSAPSAVSATAVGGVPPAADLEKRKLIQQQLVLLLHAHKCQRREQANGEVRQCSLPHCRTMKNVLNHMTHCQAGKSCQVAHCASSRQIISHWKNCTRHDCPVCLPLKNAGDKRNQQTLLSSGGVGLSSSMGNATGGPPSAPHLSTPGQIDPSSIERAYAALGLTYQGNQAPPQPVPQTQRAMNTMGANPMGVNGAVGGQSQNQQSNLLQETMLHLNMTSQSLMNDNAVGGVGSMPLANPAASGGMRKNWHEDITQDLRNHLVHKLVQAIFPTPDPAALKDQRMENLVAYARKVEGDMYDSANSRAEYYHLLAEKIYKIQKELEEKRRTRLQKQGMMPTQPGMSPTGLQQGPTGIGQTGSPTGLPSNGPLSDPSVVRPIGQNQMLNRMQNATGMNPFGNHMGMQSMSQRSTPPLPNSTPLNQGSMGSVRMPQPNVAQMQNQYMQTGPFQGSNPVLGAGSVDMAHPGNISPVTQQEQMPTLSSLPMGSPLAQPGSVGGAGSGSSVGSLGPNSMSRVPPSSTTTQSINLPQCSPFHRNSPSPAHSRTPTPTPTPGSQTPQPHTPNLPQLATSGSQQQLPLSASSDNAMQPQQQSLGGTPPPVSHSGLSTPNASQHPRTPLSHKGSVPVDDQAATPASVSSADTSFQQGPSDSTDTLEPKMEVKQKVEEDEDEEGMAGGKTGKQEDIKSEEKPEIKKEEPGDGVPMETNSTATGLDKKPEIKTEPKEEEGLGSTANHSSPSGVPNKKKIFKPEELRQALMPTLESLYRQDPESLPFRQPVNPSLLGIPDYFDIVKNPMDLSTIKRKLDTGQYQEPWQYVDDIWLMFNNAWLYNRKTSRVYKCCSKLAEVFEQEIDPVMQSLGYCCGRKYEFSPQTLCCYGKQLCTIPRDAAYFSYQNSSPKYGLLAGRYHFCEKCFNEIQGESVSLGDDPSQPQTSINKDQFEKKKNDMLDPELFVECMDCGRKMHQICVLHHDTIWPSGFVCEGCLKKSNKTRKENKYASKRLPHTKLSIYLETRVNDFLKRHNHPESGEVTIRVVHVSDKVVEVKPGMKSRFVDSGEMAESFPYRTKALFAFEEVDGVDVCFFGMHVQEYGSDCPPPNQRRVYISYLDSVHFFQPRSLRTSVYHEIILGYLDYAKKQGFTTGHIWACPPSEGDDYIFHCHPPDQKIPKPKRLQEWYKKMLDRAVAERIVHDYKDIFKQATEDRLTSAKELPYFEGDFWPNVLEESIKELEQEEEERKREENSTSNEIVDTIKGDSKNAKKKNNKKTSKNKSSLSRANKKKPGMPNVANDLSQKLYATMEKHKEVFFVIRLIAAPNSNSLLPIVDLDPLMACDLMDGRDAFLTLARDKHLEFSSMRRSKWSTMCMLVELHNQSQDRFVYTCNECKHHVETRFHCTVCEDYDLCITCYNTKGHEHKMEKLGLGLDDESNNQTPSSTQNPGDSRRLSIQRCIQSLVHACQCRNANCSLSSCQKMKRVIQHTKGCKRKTNGGCPICKQLIALCCYHAKHCQENKCPVPFCLNIKQKLRQQQLQHRLQQAQMVRRRMASMQRTGQQLPGGNGGLPSPGNGSNTGPSTPTPSTQPPTPQTPTQQYQTPVTQPGIGGVPSQQQQQLAGIAHQYQQMTGSGGMMNSPQQTMIQQQQQQQQLTSVQHLQHANNLPPYVQRPPGSSPLSQSMGKPGMVPGSFPQQQQSNLQPVMHQPQHQLPGPPPAAVEIALKIQRVAETQRQMAQQKILQRNQAPGMMPPHGLHQGPQTQSQMGMNLPGSTMVGPQGMPPQTQAAVAQTHMDQQQGMITAGMQQQTGPQAQLPQVQLQQGQQGAPQLQVPPQQQWTGPGMPPQQRPGVMNQMGLQGMVAPQQQQQQTLGQQQQQGHSGVMGMIGGQGGAAPVGAGPGNQSQAAIQDLLRTLRLPSSPHQQQQVLNILRSNPQLMATFIRQRVPRYLGRGGPGTGGVGVTGGPGGGPGIIDGQQMNVNAGTVQGGMHMAQGTSMNQLQQHQLQQRSMMGGSLQQQQQMAALQQQQQQLQQQQQQLQQQQQQQQLQQQQQQQQQQQQQQQLQLQQQQQQQQQQQQQQQQQQQQQQQQQQQQQQQQQQQQQSVIPNQGANISNISPQFREIMRQHLLQQQQQQQQQQHMENNAQFQHQPPHQQGYLGQSGIPSQQPGQPQPGGLQQQQGGTQPGTQQSYSGSVSHQQVAAALQQRLQLQQRLQQQQQQQQQQQQQQQQQQQQQQQQQQQQQQQQQQQSAMAGLQSADVGAGGGGLLQHQQMQSAQISSQPQAMRQQALQQRLLQQQSRLGAGSPAQHNPMSPQQPQQQMSQSPHLQGQQLPNSLSNQVRSPQPSPRPNSQPPNSSPSPRLQQHNPSPHHNSSQTQTGSPHPGHLPQHHGGMVAPPQQQPQASQQQQQANAMDQGPFGGDQNAMLSQLAGMGALHGQGTNDMLTNNQDMNHSLGLM, from the exons ATTTTTGCTCGCTTTTTGACCTGGAGCATGACCTTCCAGATGAGCTGATCAGTTCCTCTGAGCTGAGCCTAGCAAATGGAGGGGACCTCGGCCAGTTGCATGGCAATTTGGGTAGTGGGGGCGGAGCCATTGGAGGAGCAGTGTCCAGTGGCCAGGATGCAGCGGCCAAACACAAGCAGCTCTCTGAACTCCTCCGGCATGGATCCGCATCTGCAGCACAGCAGCAGAGTGCGATGGGAAGCCCACCAGGAGCCTCGATGGGGCTTTTCGGGAATATGAAGGCTTCACCAGGTACTCAGGGCATGGGCCCGCAAGGACAGCAACGTCTTTCCCCGCAACAGGCCACGCTTATGCAACAGCAGCAAATGGCAGGGATGGTGGGCAACATGAACAGGAATATGCTCGGACATCAGAAAGGCAACGGTCAGCAGCAAGCAGGAGGGCCTGTGCCTCAGCAGCAAAACATGCTGGGAGCGCAGATGATGAACGGATCGCCCAGGATGGGACATCACAACCCAGGCATGGGCAGCAGCAGTAGTAACCTGTTAGCAGAGGCTCTTCAACAGCACCAGACAGTAGGAGGTCAGGGTGGACTGAGGGCACAGCAGCCTGGAGCAATGAACAAG ATGGGGATGAATGCAGGTTCAGGCCCCTATGGTGGCCCGTATGGTCAGTCTGCCAGTCAGGGTCTGGGTGTTGCAGGGCTGGCCCCTCAGCTCCAGAACAAACCAGGTCTCCCCAACAGTGCGGCCCAGTTTAACCTCGACAAGAAGCCTGTGCAGGGCATGCCTGGCATG CAGGCTTCCCAGCCTTCCCCAGTGAGTGCTGCTGGAGGCGCAGGAGTGGCCGGCATGGTGCCTAACGCCCAAGGAACTCTCGGGCCCGGATCAGCTCCATCAGCTGTGTCTGCAACAGCAGTGGGAGGAGTTCCTCCAGCTGCGGACCTGGAAAAGCGCAAACTCATACAGCAGCAGCTGGTGCTTTTGCTCCATGCCCACAAGTGCCAGCGGAGGGAGCAGGCCAACGGGGAAGTAAGGCAGTGTAGCCTGCCCCACTGTCGCACCATGAAGAACGTCCTCAACCACATGACGCACTGCCAGGCTGGCAAATCGTGCCAAG TGGCGCACTGTGCCTCATCCAGACAGATAATCTCTCACTGGAAGAACTGCACGCGGCATGACTGTCCAGTCTGCCTCCCGCTGAAAAACGCAGGAGACAAGAGGAATCagcaga ctCTTCTAAGCTCCGGTGGTGTGGGGTTAAGTTCTTCTATGGGTAATGCAACTGGTGGTCCACCCAGTGCCCCCCATCTCAGTACCCCGGGCCAGATAGACCCCAGTTCCATTGAGAGGGCATACGCAGCCCTAGGCCTCACATACCAGGGAAACCAGGCTCCCCCTCAGCCTGTCCCGCAAACACAACGGGCAATGAACACAATGG GAGCAAATCCCATGGGAGTAAACGGAGCAGTGGGTGGTCAGTCTCAGAATCAGCAATCGAACCTTCTCCAGGAAACCATGTTGCATCTGAATATGACTTCGCAGAG TCTGATGAATGACAACGCTGTGGGTGGTGTGGGGTCGATGCCTCTGGCCAACCCAGCTGCCAGTGGTGGCATGAGGAAGAACTGGCATGAGGACATCACCCAGGATCTACGCAACCACCTGGTGCACAAACT AGTCCAGGCCATTTTTCCCACTCCAGATCCTGCTGCACTGAAGGACCAGCGGATGGAGAATCTAGTGGCCTATGCGCGTAAAGTTGAAGGGGATATGTATGATTCCGCTAACAGCAGG GCCGAGTATTATCACCTGCTGGCGGAGAAGATTTATAAAATCCAGAAGGAACTGGAAGAGAAGCGAAGGACACGGTTACAGAAGCAGGGCATGATGCCTACACAGCCTGGTATGTCCCCCACTGGGCTGCAGCAAGGGCCCACTGGGATTGGTCAGACAGGGTCACCCACTGGACTGCCTTCTA ATGGCCCTCTCTCGGATCCTTCAGTGGTGCGGCCTATTGGTCAAAACCAGATGTTAAACAGGATGCAGAATGCTACTG GCATGAACCCATTTGGGAATCATATGGGAATGCAGTCCATGAGCCAGAGATCTACACCACCTCTTCCAAACAGCACACCTCTTAACCAG GGAAGCATGGGGAGTGTGAGGATGCCTCAACCGAATGTTGCGCAGATGCAAAATCAGTACATGCAAACTGGACCATTTCAAGGTTCAAATCCTGTTCTTGGGGCTGGATCTGTTGATATGGCACACCCAGGAAATATCAGCCCTGTCACTCAA CAGGAGCAAATGCCTACTTTATCATCTTTACCAATGGGCAGTCCTTTAGCCCAGCCGGGGTCTGTTGGAGGGGCAGGCAGCGGGTCCTCAGTCGGCTCTCTGGGTCCCAACAGCATGAGTCGGGTTCCTCCATCGTCCACCACAACGCAGTCAATCAACCTCCCCCAATGCTCACCCTTCCACCGGAATTCTCCTTCCCCAGCTCATAGCcgcacacccacacccacacccacaccggGCTCCCAGACACCCCAGCCTCACACACCCAACCTACCCCAGTTAGCCACGAGCGGCAGTCAGCAGCAGTTACCTCTGTCTGCCAGCTCTGACAATGCCATGCAGCCTCAGCAGCAGTCATTAGGAGGGACTCCTCCTCCTGTGTCTCATAGTGGCCTCTCTACGCCAAATGCCAGCCAGCATCCCCGCACTCCA TTGTCTCATAAGGGTTCTGTACCAGTAGACGACCAGGCAGCTACCCCTGCCTCCGTCAGCAGTGCAGACACATCGTTTCAGCAGGGTCCTTCAGACTCCACAGACACCCTTGAGCCTAAGATGGAGGTCAAGCAGAAAGTagaagaggatgaggatgaagaaggCATGGCCGGAGGTAAAACTGGAAAACAAGAAGATATTAAATCTGAGGAAAAGCCTGAG ATAAAGAAAGAGGAGCCGGGTGATGGTGTGCCAATGGAGACTAATTCCACTGCAACTGGGTTGGACAAAAAGCCAGAGATAAAGACTGAGCCTAAAGAAGAGGAGGGTTTAGGGTCTACCGCAAACCACAGTTCACCTTCTGGAGTCCCTAACAAAAAGAAAA TTTTTAAGCCAGAGGAGCTGAGGCAGGCCCTGATGCCCACACTGGAGTCTCTTTACCGCCAAGACCCTGAGTCTCTGCCTTTCCGCCAGCCTGTGAACCCTTCACTTCTTGGAATACCA GACTATTTTGACATCGTGAAGAATCCCATGGACTTGTCTACTATCAAACGGAAGCTCGACACGGGCCAGTACCAAGAACCATGGCAGTATGTGGATGACATCTGGCTCATGTTCAACAACGCCTGGCTGTACAACCGCAAGACATCACGTGTCTACAAGTGCTGCTCCAAGCTGGCGGAGGTGTTTGAGCAGGAGATCGACCCGGTCATGCAGAGCCTTGGCTACTGTTGTGGGAGGAAG TATGAGTTTTCTCCCCAAACGCTGTGCTGCTATGGGAAGCAGCTATGCACTATACCACGAGATGCTGCTTACTTTAGTTATCAGAACAG TTCACCAAAATATGGGCTTCTTGCTGGCAGGTATCACTTCTGTGAAAAGTGTTTCAATGAGATCCAGGGAGAGAGCGTGTCTTTGGGAGATGACCCATCCCAACCTCAAAC ATCGATCAACAAGGATCAGTTTGAAAAGAAGAAAAACGACATGCTCGACCCTGAGCT ATTTGTGGAATGTATGGATTGTGGTCGTAAGATGCATCAGATCTGTGTTTTGCACCATGACACTATTTGGCCATCAGG CTTTGTGTGTGAAGGCTGTTTGAAGAAGTCCAACAAGACccgtaaagaaaataaatatgcttCAAAAA GGCTTCCACATACCAAACTAAGCATCTACTTGGAAACGCGGGTTAATGACTTTCTGAAGCGACATAATCACCCAGAATCTGGTGAAGTCACTATTCGTGTTGTTCATGTCTCAGACAAAGTGGTGGAAGTCAAACCAGGCATGAAATCTAG GTTTGTGGATAGTGGAGAGATGGCAGAGTCTTTCCCTTACCGAACGAAAGCTTTATTTGCATTTGAGGAGGTTGATGGTGTCGATGTCTGTTTTTTTGGTATGCACGTGCAAGAGTATGGCTCAGATTGTCCACCCCCTAATCAAAG ACGGGTTTACATATCCTACCTGGACAGTGTCCACTTCTTTCAGCCACGCAGTCTGAGAACAAGTGTGTACCATGAGATTATTTTAGGATATCTGGACTATGCCAAAAAACAAGG TTTTACCACAGGTCACATCTGGGCCTGCCCTCCTAGTGAAGGAGATGATTACATCTTCCACTGTCACCCTCCAGACCAGAAGATACCCAAGCCGAAGCGGCTGCAGGAGTGGTATAAGAAGATGCTAGATAGAGCTGTAGCAGAGCGCATTGTCCATGACTACAAG gacatCTTCAAACAGGCAACAGAGGATCGTCTCACTAGCGCCAAAGAACTGCCATATTTTGAGGGTGATTTCTGGCCCAATGTGCTTGAAGAGAGCATCAAAGAGCTAGAGCAAGAAGAGGAGGAAAGGAAGAGGGAGGAGAACAGCACATCCAATGAGATTGTTGAT ACAATAAAAGGTGACAGCAAAAATGCCAAGAAAAAGAACAACAAGAAGACAAGCAAGAACAAGAGCAGTTTAAGTCGAGCCAACAAAAAGAAGCCTGGGATGCCAAATGTGGCCAATGACCTTTCACAGAAACTCTATGCCACAATGGAAAAGCACAAAGAG GTGTTCTTTGTTATCCGACTGATTGCGGCTCCCAATTCCAATTCTCTCCTGCCCATTGTTGACCTGGATCCTTTGATGGCATGTGATTTGATGGATGGTCGTGATGCCTTCTTAACACTTGCACGGGATAAGCACCTGGAATTTTCTTCTATGCGGCGCTCCAAATGGAGCACCATGTGCATGCTGGTGGAACTGCACAATCAGAGCCAGGACCGCTTTGTCTATACCTGCAATGAGTGCAAGCACCATGTTGAAACTCGCTTCCATTGCACTGTTTGTGAG GACTATGATCTCTGCATCACTTGTTACAATACAAAAGGTCACGAGCACAAGATGGAAAAACTGGGCTTGGGGTTGGATGATGAAAGCAACAACCAAACTCCTTCCTCAACACAGAATCCTGGAGACTCACGGCGTCTCAGTATTCAGAGGTGCATCCAGTCTTTGGTGCATGCCTGCCAGTGCCGCAATGCCAACTGCTCACTTTCATCTTGCCAGAAAATGAAACGTGTAATTCAACATACCAAAGGCTGCAAGCGTAAGACCAATGGTGGTTGTCCTATCTGCAAGCAGCTCATCGCACTCTGTTGTTACCATGCAAAACACTGCCAAGAGAACAAGTGCCCTGTGCCATTCTGCCTCAACATCAAGCAGAAACTGCGGCAACAACAGCTCCAGCACAGGCTACAGCAGGCCCAGATGGTGCGTAGAAGAATGGCCAGCATGCAAAGGACAGGCCAGCAGCTTCCAGGAGGCAATGGTGGGTTGCCATCTCCTGGAAACGGTAGTAATACTGGtccaagcacaccaacaccaagCACTCAGCCGCCTACCCCACAAACGCCCACTCAGCAATACCAGACTCCAGTAACTCAACCTGGCATTGGAGGTGTTCCATCACAACAGCAACAGCAGTTGGCAGGGATAGCCCATCAATACCAGCAAATGACTGGAAGTGGTGGGATGATGAACTCCCCACAGCAGACCATGatccaacagcagcagcagcagcaacagctgACATCAGTTCAGCATCTTCAGCATGCCAACAACCTTCCTCCATATGTGCAAAGACCTCCAGGCTCCTCTCCACTTTCTCAATCAATGGGAAAGCCAGGCATGGTGCCAGGCAGCTTCCCTCAACAGCAACAGTCGAACCTGCAGCCTGTGATGCATCAGCCACAGCATCAGCTACCTGGCCCCCCACCTGCTGCTGTAGAAATTGCCTTGAAGATTCAACGAGTCGCAGAGACTCAACGGCAAATGGCTCAGCAAAAGATCCTGCAAAGAAACCAGGCTCCTGGAATGATGCCTCCACATGGTCTTCATCAGGGTCCCCAAACTCAAAGCCAGATGGGCATGAACCTTCCTGGATCTACAATGGTTGGGCCTCAGGGAATGCCACCCCAGACACAAGCAGCTGTGGCCCAAACTcacatggatcagcagcagggaATGATTACAGCAGGCATGCAGCAGCAGACAGGACCTCAGGCTCAGCTCCCTCAAGTCCAGTTACAGCAGGGCCAGCAAGGAGCACCCCAACTTCAGGTACCTCCACAGCAGCAGTGGACTGGTCCTGGCATGCCTCCTCAGCAGAGACCTGGGGTAATGAACCAAATGGGTCTGCAAGGAATGGTTGCAcctcaacaacaacagcagcagacaCTTGGTCAACAGCAGCAGCAAGGGCATTCTGGTGTAATGGGAATGATAggtggccaaggaggggctgcaCCTGTAGGTGCTGGCCCTGGAAATCAATCTCAGGCTGCCATACAGGACCTCCTAAGAACCTTAAGGTTACCTAGCTCTCCCCATCAACAACAGCAAGTGCTGAATATACTACGTTCAAACCCTCAGCTCATGGCCACCTTTATCAGGCAACGCGTTCCTAGGTACCTTGGTCGAGGCGGACCTGGAACAGGAGGTGTGGGTGTTACAGGAGGACCTGGTGGAGGTCCAGGAATCATTGATGGCCAGCAAATGAATGTAAATGCTGGGACAGTTCAAGGAGGTATGCATATGGCACAAGGAACTAGCATGAATCAACTTCAGCAGCACCAACTTCAGCAGCGGTCTATGATGGGTGGGAGTttgcaacaacagcaacaaatggcagcattacaacaacagcagcagcagctacaacaacagcagcaacagctacaacaacagcagcagcagcaacaactacagcagcagcagcagcaacaacaacagcagcagcagcagcagcagctacaactacagcagcagcagcagcaacaacaacagcagcagcagcaacaacaacaacaacaacaacaacaacagcagcagcagcaacaacaacaacaacaacaacaacagcagcagcaaagtGTTATACCCAATCAGGGTGCCAACATATCTAACATCTCCCCCCAGTTCAGAGAAATAATGAGGCAGCATTTgctgcaacagcagcagcaacagcagcagcagcaacatatggaaaataaTGCTCAGTTCCAACATCAACCACCCCATCAGCAGGGTTATCTTGGCCAATCCGGAATTCCCTCACAGCAGCCTGGCCAACCTCAGCCTGGCGGTCTCCAGCAGCAACAGGGAGGTACTCAGCCTGGGACCCAACAAAGCTACTCTGGGTCTGTGTCCCATCAGCAGGTTGCAGCAGCTCTGCAACAAAGGTTGCAGCTTCAGCAAAGgttgcagcagcagcaacaacagcagcagcagcagcagcaacaacaacagcagcagcagcaacaacaacagcagcagcagcaacaacaacagcagcaacaacagcagcaaagTGCTATGGCAGGACTCCAAAGTGCTGATGTAGGTGCTGGAGGTGGTGGTCTCCTCCAGCACCAACAGATGCAATCGGCTCAGATAAGTTCACAACCTCAAGCCATGCGTCAGCAAGCTTTGCAGCAACGGCTTCTCCAGCAACAGTCACGTTTAGGAGCAGGATCTCCTGCTCAACACAATCCCATGAGTCCACAGCAGCCCCAGCAACAGATGTCCCAGTCTCCCCATTTGCAGGGCCAGCAGTTGCCTAATTCTCTAAGCAACCAAGTCCGCTCACCACAGCCCTCGCCAAGGCCCAATTCCCAGCCACCAAACTCTAGTCCATCACCCCGCTTGCAGCAGCACAACCCTTCACCCCATCACAACTCGTCCCAAACCCAGACAGGATCCCCTCACCCAGGTCATCTTCCTCAACATCATGGTGGCATGGTTGCTCCTCCACAGCAACAACCACAGGCATCCCAACAGCAGCAACAGGCTAATGCGATGGACCAGGGCCCATTTGGAGGAGACCAAAATGCCATGCTTTCACAGCTCGCTGGGATGGGAGCCTTGCATGGGCAAGGAACAAATGATATGTTGACAAATAACCAAGATATGAATCACTCGTTAGGTTTGATGTAA